The Homo sapiens chromosome 10, GRCh38.p14 Primary Assembly sequence gcctccccgggttcaagcgattcttctgcctcagcctcctcagtagctgggattacaggcgcctgccagcatgcccagataatttttgtatttttagtagagatggggtttcaccatgttggttaggctggtctcgaactcctgacctcatgatccacccgccttggccccccgaagtgttgggattacaggcaagggccaccatgcccggcataaATTGGATCATTCTATACATTCCCTCAACACGTTTCTCTTATTAACTTAAAAACACATCTCGGAGATCTTTCCATGCTAACATATATTGATATGtctcattctttattttacttgagacaaggcctcactctgttgcccaggttagagtgcagagGCACCTTcttagatcactgcagcctcaaactcgtgggttgaagcaatccacctgcctcagcctcccaagtagctgggaccacaggtgcgcaccactcattcttttatttatttattttcttccttttcaagaaTGGcatctgggccgggtgtggtggctcacgcctgtaatcccagcactttgggaggccaaggtgggcggatcacgaggtcaagagattgacaacatcctggccaatatggtgaaaccccatctctactaaaaactacaaaaaaaaaaaaaaaaaattaggcacggtggcaggtgcctgtaatcctagctactaaaTAAACGAATGTTTTCCTCAGTCACAGTTTAAATTTATAATGGGTTTTTATTTGAgtgaattcagattttttttgtctatttacTCATTAACCTACCCATATGACTTTGTGTGGACCAAattattttcctgttatttttatttttatttttgagacagggtctcactctgttgcccaagttggagtgcagtggtgcaattacagctcattgcaacctctgcctccaagggttcaagcaatcctcccacctcagcctccaaagcatctggtactacagacacccgccaccatgccctgctaatttttgtatttctagtagaggaatgatttcaccatgttgcccagcctggtcttgaactcctgagttaaagcgatctgcctgtctcagcctcccaaagtgctgggattacaggtgtgagccaccatgcctggcctattcctattatttaagttataaatattatttatgcttctttggctttttttttttttttttttttttgagacagggtcttggtttgttgcccaggctggagtacagtggcacaatcatagctcactgcagccttgaactcctgagctcaaatgatccttccacacctggctaatgtttaaaaatttttttgtagagatgaagtcttgctatgttgcctagcctggtcttgaactcctgggctcaaatgatccttccacacctggctaatgtttaaaaatttttctgtagagacgaagtcttgctatgttgcctagcctggtcttgaactcctgggctcaagtgatcctcctgcctcagcctcccaaaactctgggattataggcatgagccatcacacccatcCCTGGCATTTTAATCACATGTATTATGTTACAATCAGCTCTGGGTTTATCAAGCCAATGTGTAGTCATTTCAGAGTTACTGATTTCactcattaaaatttttcttattcaaaATCTATCTGTAAAATGCTTGTCTGTTTTAGGCATTGCAATTCCATCGGAAGATATTCTTTATACCACTCTGGGAACGCTGATTAAAGAAAGGAAGATTTATCACACTGGAGAAGGATACTTCATAGTTACTCCTCAGACTTACTTCATTACAAATACAACCACCCAGGAAAATAAGAGAATGCTGCCATCAGATGAAAGTCGCCTGATGCCAGCTTCCATGACATATCTGGTGAGCATGGAGAGCTGTGCAGAGTCAGCCCAAGAGAATGCTGCCCCCATATCCCACTGTCAGTCTTGCCAGTGTTTCCGGGACATGCACACTCAGGATGTTCAGGAAGCACCAGTTGCTGCAGAAGTGACTAGGAAGAGTCACAGAGGTCTTGGGGAATCCGTATCTTGGGTACAGAATGGGGCAGTTTCAGTGTCTGCGGAGCACCACATTTGTGAGAGCACCAAACCTTTACCATAcacaagagataaagaaaaaggcaagaaGTTTGGTTTTAGTCTCTTATGGCGCAGCTTATCTAGAAAGGAGAAGCCCAAAACAGAACACAGCAGTTTCTCTGCTCAGTTCCCACCTGAAGAATGGCCCGTCCGAGATGAAGATGACTTGGACAATATCCCTCGAGATGTTGAACATGAGATAATCAAACGAATTAACCCCATTTTGACTGTTGACAATTTAATCAAACACACTGTCCTAATGCAAAAATAcgaagaacagaaaaaatataatagcCAGGGCACTTCCACTGACATGCTGACAATCGGGCATAAGTATCCTTCAAAAGAGGGGGTTAAGAAAAGGCAGGGTCTGTCTGCAAAACCTCAAGGGCAGGGCCATTCTCGAAGGGATAGACACAAAGCCAGGAATCAGGGAAGTGAGTTTCAGCCAGGAAGCATTAGACTGGAGAAACACCCCAAGCTCCCTGCTACACAGCCCATCCCCAGAATTAAAAGCCCAAATGAAATGGTAGGTCAGAAACCACTTGGTGAGATTACAACAGTGCTAGGTTCCCATTTGATTTACAAAAAGCGAATCAGTAATCCTTTCCAGGGTTTGTCTCACCGAGGAAGCACAATATCCAAAGGGCACAAAATTCAGAAGACGAGTGATCTGAAACCCAGCCAGACTGGACCAAAGGAAAAGCCTTTCCAAAAGCCTAGGTCCTTGGATTCCTCAAGAATCTTTGATGGTAAAGCCAAAGAGCCATATGCTGAACAACCTAATGATAAAATGGAAGCAGAATCCATTTACATAAATGACCCTACTGTCAAACCCATCAATGATGACTTCAGAGGTCACCTCTTCAGTCACCCTCAACAGAGCATGTTGCAAAATGATGGTAAATGCTGTCCCTTTATGGAAAGCATGTTGAGATATGAAGTGTATGGTGGAGAAAATGAGGTAATTCCTGAAGTCTTGAGGAAAAGTCATTCCCACTTTGACAAATTAGGGGAGACCAAACAGACTCCGCATAGTCTGCCATCACGAGGTGCCTCCTTTTCAGACCGAACACCCTCTGCTTGTAGATTAGTGGATAACACAATACACCAGTTTCAAAATCTTGGCCTTTTGGATTACCCAGTTGGCGTGAACCCTTTAAGACAAGCTGCAAGACAAGACAAAGACTCAGAAGAATTATTGAGAAAAGGATTTGTCCAGGATGCAGAGACTACAAGCCTAGAAAATGAACAGCTTTCTAACGATGACCAGGCCTTGTATCAGAATGAAGTGGAAGATGATGATGGTGCCTGTAGTTCATTATATCTAGAGGAGGATGACATTTCTGAGAATGACGACTTACGTCAAATGCTGCCTGGCCACAGTCAGTATTCCTTCACAGGTGGAAGCCAGGGAAAtcatttaggaaaacaaaaagtgaTTGAGAGATCTCTGACCGAGTACAACAGCACAATGGAGAGGGTTGAGTCTCAGGTGCTTAAAAGAAATGAATGCTACAAACCCACTGGGCTGCATGCTACCCCAGGTGAAAGCCAAGAACCTAACCTCTCTGCTGAAAGTTGTGGCCTAAATTCAGGGGCCCAGTTTGGTTTTAACTACGAAGAAGAACCCAGTGTTGCTAAATGTGTACAGGCCTCAGCACCTGCTGATGAAAGAATCTTTGATTACTATAGCGCAAGAAAAGCCAGTTTTGAAGCTGAAGTCATACAAGACACTATTGGTGACACAGGAAAGAAGCCAGCTAGCTGGAGTCAGAGTCCTCAGAATCaggaaatgagaaaacatttccCACAAAAGTTCCAACTTTTCAACACTTCACATATGCCAGTGTTGGCTCAGGATGTCCAATATGAACACAGTCACTTGGAAGGGACAGAAAATCACAGCATGGCAGGAGATAGTGGAATAGATTCTCCACGGTAGGTCCATACAAAAGTGTCtgatttaggccgggcgcagtggctcatgcctgtaatcccagcattttgggaggccgaggcgggcagatcacgaggtcaagagattgagaccatcctggccaacatggtgaaaccccatctctactaaaaatacaaccaggtgtggtggtgcgtccctgtaatcccagctactcgggaggctgaggcaggagaatcgcttaaacccgggaggtggaggttgtagtgagccgagatcgtgccactgcactccagcctggtgatggagcaagactctgcctcaaaaaaaaaaagaaaaaaaaagaaaatggctgatTAGCCACAGTTCTACAGGAATTATGAAAATCAAGGGTATTTTGTTAACTAGTCAGAGACTACTATCACACTTCTATAATGATACAATTCTGCCAGCTTTTATACCTTTACTGAATAAATTGTATAAAGTTACAATGAAATCTCTTATATAGTAGgatacagtttatttttaatgtgaaccAAATTTGACTGTCCCCACTACTCATAAATCttcaattatttctaaaaatagaaatttctgtAAGCCAAGCACTTTCTGAACTGAGGGTTGGAAGTTTTCACTTCTATTCCTGGCTCTACACAGGTTGAGAAAGGGATGTGGCTACTAtccactaatattttatttttgagatggagttttgttcttgtcacccaggctggagtgcaatggcgtgatctcggctcaccacaacctccgcctcctggattcaagtgattctcctatctcatcctcccgagtatctgggattacaggcatgcaccaccacacccagctaattttttatttttagtagagacgagttttctccatgttggtcaggctggtcttgaactcctgacctcaggtgatccgcccaccttggcctcccaaagtgttgggattacaggcgtgagccactgcgcccagcctaatattttctttcttttttttttttttttttgaggcagagttttgctgtcgtccaggctggagtgcagtggtgcaatctctgctcactgcaacctccgcctcccgggttcaagcaattctcccactttagcctcccaagtagctgggatcacagccatgcaccacaacacccagctaatttttgtattttttagtagagacggggttttgccatgttggccaggctggtcttgaactcctgacctcaagtgatccgccctcctcagcctcccaaagtgctgcaattacaggcgtgagctgccatgcccggcctccACTAATGTTTTCCATGCCAATTTGTTTAAATGTTGTTTGGATTATAAAAATAGTATAGCCATGATAGAACACTTAAGtactgaaaagtatttttttttcttttaaaatagctaaCAATCTTActggttgaaaaatattttttaaaacacctaTACTtattctaacacacacacacgcgcgcacacacgcacacacacgcgcacacacacatatatgttttgagatggagttttgctcttgttgcccaggctggagtacaatggtgtggtctcagctgactgcaacctccgcctcctgggttcaagcaattctcctggttcagtcccccaagtagctgggattacaggtgcccgccaccacgcctgactaattttttgtattttcaatagagacaaggttccaccatgttggccagactggtctcgaactcctgacctcaggtgatctgcccgcctcggcctcccaaagtgctgggattacaggtgtgagccactgtgcctggcctaacatctagatattttttaaaaatcattttatatttggtTTGTTTCTGTATAACACTTCAGTCCAAATGTATAGATCTATAGATTTTGTCTACTGGGCTCGTACTGAGTTACTATTTTgcatgttgctttttaaaattaatagccTATCATATGAACATTTTCCCTATGTTATTTAATAGTTTCTCAAAGGTCATTCTAAAATTTGGTTCATatctttgccagtattttttttttttttttttttgctttgagacagtgattgactctgtcacccaggctggagtgcagtggtacaatcacagctcactgcagcttcaacctccctgggctcaagtgatcctcctaccttagtctCCCatgtacctgggactacaggcatatgtcactatgcccagctaattttttttttttttttttttttttttttttttggagagatggggtttcaccatgttgctcaggctggttggtctcaaactcctgggctcaagcaattcagcctcccaaacggctgggattgcaggtgtgagccactgagcgtGCCTGGCCCTACActtttttctatgcatttgtAAGTTGctctgttgttttttctttgagacagggttgcaGTCTGTcaccagctggagtgcaatgacacaatcatagctcactgcagcctaggcctcctcggctcaagccatcccccaacctcagcttctggagtagcttggattataggcacatgctactatacccagctaattttttgtagagatgaggttttacagTGTtaccagtctggtctcgaactcctgggctcaagggattctcccgcttcagtctcccaaagtgctgggattacaggcatgacccaccgcacTGGCCATCAGgctaattaaaaagtttttttgatcacttctcggccttttggctaagatcaagtgtaaaacgtttttttgtggagacaatatattgctatgttgcccaggctggccttgaactggATTCAaccatcctcttgccttggcctcccagttgtgggattgcaggcatgagccctgTACCAGGgcttaataaaagtatttttaacaaCAAATCATACAGAGCCatggctttcttttttcatgtaaCTTATGTATATCCTGTTATTGATAAATGTAGCTTAAGCTtggtgtttgtttgcttatttgttttttgagatgtagtcttgctctgtcgcccaggctggagtgcagtggtgcgatctcggctcacagcaacctctgcttcctgggttcaagcaattctcatgcctcagtctcccaaatagctgggattacaggcacacaccaccaggcccagctaatttttgtgtttttattagagacagggtttcaccatgttgtccaggctggtcttgaactcctgcctcaggtgatccactcgtctcagcctccaaagtgctgggattacaggcatgagccactgcgcctggcctcaagcctttttttttccttgcctcagcctcctgagtggctgggactacatgcgtgagccaccatgcccagctattttgtgtgtgtgtgtgtgtattttttttttttaacagagatgaggtttcaccatgttggccaggctggtctcgaactcctggcctcaagtgatctgcccaccttggcctccctggtctcaagtgatccacccaccttggctgggattacaggcgtgagccacaagcttgttctttttaatggctgtttAGCATTCTGTTATgtggactatatatatatgtaactattattttcctttttttttttaagagacaaggtctcacactgttgcccaggatagagtacaGTGGTTCAGTCagggctcactatagccttggcctcctggtctcaagcaaatcagcctcctgtgtagctgggaccacaggcttgcaccaccacacccagctgctgctgcttattattattttgttaagaatgaggtctcactatgttgtccaggctggtctcaaactcctgggctcaaacagttctcccatcttggtctctcaaagtgctagggttgtaggcatgagccactgtgcccagcctattttcctttctttgacaTTTAGATCATTCCCAATTTTTTGCTATTAACAAATCAATCTGCAGTgagttatttttacataaaaatgtttgtgggcatttctgagtttttttcttaGGATATATTCCtagaaatctacattttaaaaacgtATCATTACTTCTTTATTGGGGGTGcaagaccttttctttttttttttttttttttgagatggagtctcgctctgtcacccaggctgcagtgcagtagcgcaatctcagctcactgcaacctctgcctcccgggttcaattgattctcctgcctcagcctcctgagtagctgggattacaggcacacgccaccacgcccagctaatttttgtatttttagtagaggtgaggttttcaccatgttggccaggctggtctcaaactcctgacctcaagtgatctacctgccttagcctcccaaagtgctgggattacaggtgtgagcccccatgcccagctattaaGTATTTAAGATAATCAAAACATGTCTTCAAATGTGAACAATGGTGGTGTAAACCAAAAAGCCATgggttccttttctttctctgtggcaaaaacaaaacaaaaacagatgagaGACATTACTCCTTGATAGGTGACTAGGAATTTTGATTTGcaaaattttgagaaatttaatttcttaagGATTGCTTATTTTTAAGCAATATGCTTTCCTGAAAGGCTAGCTATAATTGACAGGCATttagaggaaagggaaaggaaagtaaCATTTGAACATCAACTGTGTGCCATGATGGTTATAAGGATTAGGGGGATAGAGATGAACAAGACATTGTTTCTACTTACAGGAAGTATACAATTTAGTTGGGGAGACAAACAATAAACATAGGCAAGTTGAACTTAAGAACAAAGCATGAGACTTTAACAGTCAAAGAGTGATGGAATTGAGTGATGGGCTGTTTAGAGAAAGACTTATTAGACGAAATATGTTTgagatatattttaatgtaatggaCAGTTGATGGAGAGTAGCAAAGTGGGAAAAGGGAATGTcgaaaagcaaaaataggctggacgcagtggctcacgcctgtaatcctagcactttgggaggctggagcgggtggatcacgaggtcagcagttcaagaccagcctgaccaacatggtgaaaccccgtctgtactaaaaatacaaaaattagccaggcgtggtggcacgcgcctgtaatcccagctactcaggaggctgaggcaggagaatcacttgaacccggaaggcggaggttgcagtgggccaagactgcaccattgcactccagcctgggcaacagagtgagactctgtttcaaaaaaaaaaaaagcaaaaatactttttttgtgtgtgtgacagagtctcactctgttgctgaggctggagtgtagtgggtgcgatcttggctcactgcaacctctgcctcataggttcaagagattctcatgcctcagtctcatgagtagctgagattacaggtgtgcaccagcatgcctggctaatttttgtatttttagtagagacagggtttcaccatgttgtccaggctagtctcaaactcctggcctcaagtgatctgcctgtcttggcctcctgaagtgctgggattacagagcctACCAAACAGTATTGTGAGTTAGCTGAAGCAAGGCATATGTGTTAGATAATGGGCTAATATAGCTTGTTCCTTCTAGAAAAGAACattgtaatattaaaaatataataatttgcttttctcttccatATGATTTCtcataaaagtaataaatttCACAGGAAGATATTGGCCACTTCAGATATATGGAAGTTTTTCGGGGAACTTACTGTTTCTGACTAGAACATACTTGATACTAGATCTGAGAAGAGatgtttttcagaaaatataaacttCTGTGAAGGCAGCTGTCAAATAATTGAGATGCTATTGTGAAGCCTTTAAAATGTAAAGAGCACTTCGGATTTTTAAAGGTTAACTTATTTGATAAGTGTACCTTTGTATTAGTAAATGTACTACTTCAAAGTAGCAAATGGAAGTATAATGCCTTGGTTAGAAATTCAAGTTCCCTTCGAAGCCAataattctgttatttttaatatctttaggACACAGAGTCTGGGATCTAATAATTCAGTCATTTTGGATGgactaaaaagaagacagaattttCTGCAAAATGTCGAAGGCACAAAGAGCAGTCAACCACTCACATCTAATTCCTTACTACCGCTAACTCCAGTCATAAacgtttaattttcttttggaaacctacttttttctttataaaaaggtAGAGCATTATTACAGAATCTTTCAATCATGTAAGAATTGAGTATATAAGAATTGTCTAAAGGCAAGCATATCTATACTATTAACCACATTACACATTTTGTTCTAATTActggctttttttcctcttttggtgTCTTAAGGCTTTTTGAAGCTTATTTTACTGTGAGTTTATTGGGAGTATATAGATTATTTTCGATTAAAAAGTGGAATTATTGGTCCCCTTCCAATTGTAATTATCTTGAATTTTTATACATTAGTTTCTCAAATATATAGAATGCCAATTTACTTcctgtagtgaatttttttttaacctacacTAATATTGAGTTCTAAGTTAAGTGGATCTCACCAGATTTCAACACAAAATCAGAAAACAGTGTGTGTTGAAGCAGTGTCTGTTGCAAGAAAACAGTGTCTGCTGCAAGATATCTATGCAACCCTAGGTCTTTATCATTACCAAGAAAGAGTTTACATAAATGTGTTGGCTACTCTGCAACAAGAATTCCTTTAATCATTGCTGCCCAGGGGCTTCTCTTTGACCAGCTTGGACATGAACAAATGGTTCCCAATGTGACTGACAATGTCGAAAATTCCTGTGGCAAGAGGCATCTGGCTGTACTACTGTTCCTCTGGTTCCTCCCTACATTTCAGGccttctttgagatggagtcttgctctgttgcccaggctggagtgcagtcgcacaatctcggctcactgcaacctctgcctcccaggttcatgccattctcctgccccagcttcccgagtagctgggattacaggcgcctgccaccacacccggcaaattttttgtatttttagtagagacggggtttcaccgtgttagccaggatgatctcgatctcctgacctcgtgatccacccgcctcggcctcccaaagtgttgggattacaggcatgagccaccgcacctgacccagGCCTTCTTTATAGATGGCAGTGAGAAGTCAGATGGTGGAGATAGAATGTGGAGATAGAAGGGAAGCAGAATGGTTACCGAATGGCTTGGGAGTAAAAGGGAGGTTCTGAATGAGAGGTTTAGAGAAAGGTGGAAGGAGTCTGGTAGACATTTAGCAATTCATCTGCATTTTGGTCCATTTCCACTCATGGTAAGACCTAGAATTTTTTCTGTTAAGCTTTTTCAGACCAAGTAGTAGAATGGTCAGTTCTCTTGGGTTTGGGGAATATGGAGCAATCAAGACTGGTTTCAGCATGTCGAGAAGATGATGGTGCTGATTTATGGTTGAGggaatgtcttttcttttcttttttttttttgagacagcatctcgcaCTATTGCcagggctgcagtgcaatggtgtaatctcggtttactgcaacctctgcctcccaggttcaagcgattctcctgcctcagcctcctgagtagctgggattacaggtgtgcaccaccacacccagctaattttttgtatttttagtagagatggggtttcactatgttggccaggctagtctcgaactcctgacctcgtgattcgcctgcctcggcttccaaagtgctgggattacaggtgtgaatgaCTGAATAATTGGAGAGTGTCTCTTTCTGACTCTCACCATACTGACAACAGTGAAGTCCAGAGAGAAGCCCGGCACTGGAGAACTTTGTGCAGTCCCTGTGGAAGTGCAAATGACATTCACTGCTCTCTTTTGCAGTGGTCAGCTCACTCACTCTTGACTATTGGCTTTCAGTGGACCCCAACTGACTGACATACCACTGCATTCTTAGAAGATTAATTGTTGTCAAAACAACAGTGTAAACCCTGCTCTAAGTGCCAAGAGAGGTGGGTAATCTGGTATAGAAAAGACTTGTAGGGGAAGTAGAGGTGAGAGTATAGTTTTAGGGGGGTCTCACAGCATGGAATCAGCACCAGTGAATGGAAGTTAAGAGAAGTATTTTAACAacgaaaaaaaaatttttttgagacggggtctctgtcactcaggctggagtacagtggcatgatcacagcacact is a genomic window containing:
- the STOX1 gene encoding storkhead-box protein 1 isoform a (isoform a is encoded by transcript variant 2); the protein is MARPVQLAPGSLALVLCRLEAQKAAGAAEEPGGRAVFRAFRRANARCFWNARLARAASRLAFQGWLRRGVLLVRAPPACLQVLRDAWRRRALRPPRGFRIRAVGDVFPVQMNPITQSQFVPLGEVLCCAISDMNTAQIVVTQESLLERLMKHYPGIAIPSEDILYTTLGTLIKERKIYHTGEGYFIVTPQTYFITNTTTQENKRMLPSDESRLMPASMTYLVSMESCAESAQENAAPISHCQSCQCFRDMHTQDVQEAPVAAEVTRKSHRGLGESVSWVQNGAVSVSAEHHICESTKPLPYTRDKEKGKKFGFSLLWRSLSRKEKPKTEHSSFSAQFPPEEWPVRDEDDLDNIPRDVEHEIIKRINPILTVDNLIKHTVLMQKYEEQKKYNSQGTSTDMLTIGHKYPSKEGVKKRQGLSAKPQGQGHSRRDRHKARNQGSEFQPGSIRLEKHPKLPATQPIPRIKSPNEMVGQKPLGEITTVLGSHLIYKKRISNPFQGLSHRGSTISKGHKIQKTSDLKPSQTGPKEKPFQKPRSLDSSRIFDGKAKEPYAEQPNDKMEAESIYINDPTVKPINDDFRGHLFSHPQQSMLQNDGKCCPFMESMLRYEVYGGENEVIPEVLRKSHSHFDKLGETKQTPHSLPSRGASFSDRTPSACRLVDNTIHQFQNLGLLDYPVGVNPLRQAARQDKDSEELLRKGFVQDAETTSLENEQLSNDDQALYQNEVEDDDGACSSLYLEEDDISENDDLRQMLPGHSQYSFTGGSQGNHLGKQKVIERSLTEYNSTMERVESQVLKRNECYKPTGLHATPGESQEPNLSAESCGLNSGAQFGFNYEEEPSVAKCVQASAPADERIFDYYSARKASFEAEVIQDTIGDTGKKPASWSQSPQNQEMRKHFPQKFQLFNTSHMPVLAQDVQYEHSHLEGTENHSMAGDSGIDSPRTQSLGSNNSVILDGLKRRQNFLQNVEGTKSSQPLTSNSLLPLTPVINV
- the STOX1 gene encoding storkhead-box protein 1 isoform X1 encodes the protein MNPITQSQFVPLGEVLCCAISDMNTAQIVVTQESLLERLMKHYPGIAIPSEDILYTTLGTLIKERKIYHTGEGYFIVTPQTYFITNTTTQENKRMLPSDESRLMPASMTYLVSMESCAESAQENAAPISHCQSCQCFRDMHTQDVQEAPVAAEVTRKSHRGLGESVSWVQNGAVSVSAEHHICESTKPLPYTRDKEKGKKFGFSLLWRSLSRKEKPKTEHSSFSAQFPPEEWPVRDEDDLDNIPRDVEHEIIKRINPILTVDNLIKHTVLMQKYEEQKKYNSQGTSTDMLTIGHKYPSKEGVKKRQGLSAKPQGQGHSRRDRHKARNQGSEFQPGSIRLEKHPKLPATQPIPRIKSPNEMVGQKPLGEITTVLGSHLIYKKRISNPFQGLSHRGSTISKGHKIQKTSDLKPSQTGPKEKPFQKPRSLDSSRIFDGKAKEPYAEQPNDKMEAESIYINDPTVKPINDDFRGHLFSHPQQSMLQNDGKCCPFMESMLRYEVYGGENEVIPEVLRKSHSHFDKLGETKQTPHSLPSRGASFSDRTPSACRLVDNTIHQFQNLGLLDYPVGVNPLRQAARQDKDSEELLRKGFVQDAETTSLENEQLSNDDQALYQNEVEDDDGACSSLYLEEDDISENDDLRQMLPGHSQYSFTGGSQGNHLGKQKVIERSLTEYNSTMERVESQVLKRNECYKPTGLHATPGESQEPNLSAESCGLNSGAQFGFNYEEEPSVAKCVQASAPADERIFDYYSARKASFEAEVIQDTIGDTGKKPASWSQSPQNQEMRKHFPQKFQLFNTSHMPVLAQDVQYEHSHLEGTENHSMAGDSGIDSPRTQSLGSNNSVILDGLKRRQNFLQNVEGTKSSQPLTSNSLLPLTPVINV